One Paenibacillus riograndensis SBR5 DNA segment encodes these proteins:
- a CDS encoding DEAD/DEAH box helicase, which translates to MSFYVPERVIRLLCGKAAFERGSEDYEAGKVRLAAVENYEGLEYSKYQATVYGREPYDITLTIDSDGDVNGKCSCPAYRNGGPFCKHIAAVLVAILYEEDGDGPLSAQGTTAGRNKPEVFTGKTGVLFPRDLPDRNTSGATAGPSSRHLVSSMLGLFENPRQRPSGAGAYVDIRTPLQVEVICRPFSYNFGSRLLGIELKVGPKRLYIVQKIRAFLERVHRGEPFEFSKHFVYDPALHSFTKEDNAVLLKLIEILLNERVYRDNIGPYSSYSINLGGERLLAIPPFFWESLLPALAASPSVYLQIGDTLTPGIQIADELLPLSFQFDQADSDGYHLDIQGLAQITVMEDYGLVLSEGRLMKLPVQECRRLSELKKMLAKSRTSGIDIAPGQMEPFMDKVIPGLKKLGQVHIADSIADRIVQTQLQARLYLDRVRDRLLAGLEFQYGTIVINPLDEQARERGHEVILMRDGEAERRILELMAHESFARTESGYIMSDEEGEYDFLYHTIPLLEPLLQVYATTAVKERLVTGMYTPKASLTWNEKTDWLDFKFAMDGIPESEIVLVLKSLQEKRKYYRLPDGALLPLETAELQEIIALMNELGVHAADIKSPEFSLPLVRGLHMNAEAGKGGTDAVSIGRSFRRLLANMHSPENLDFPVPETLAPVLRDYQQYGFQWMKTLAHYRFGGILADDMGLGKTLQSIAFLLSELEDIRQTGQPALIVAPASLLYNWQNELKRFAPQISAAIVDGNLAVRSKTVRNAAGCDVLITSYPLLRRDVELYVKRSFHTLILDEAQMIKNHATQTAQAVKALQARYRFALTGTPVENALEDLWSIYGVVFPGLFPGKKAFHDLPRETVAKRIRPFLLRRLKSDVLKELPDKIETLQASELLPEQKKLYVAYLARLRKEALKHLDSDGFGKGRIKVLAGLTRLRQLCCHPALFVDGYAGGSGKFEQLLEIIGECRSSGKRVLIFSQFTEMLGMISRELGLLAVPHFYLDGHTPSFKRVELCGRFNEGERDLFLISLKAGGTGLNLTGADTVILYDLWWNPAVEQQAADRAHRIGQKKVVQVIRLIAQGTVEDKMYELQQKKKNLIDEVIEPGQEALSALSEQDIREILMI; encoded by the coding sequence TTGAGTTTTTATGTGCCGGAACGGGTAATCCGGCTGCTGTGCGGCAAGGCTGCTTTTGAACGGGGCTCCGAGGATTACGAAGCGGGAAAAGTCCGGCTGGCTGCGGTAGAAAATTATGAAGGATTGGAATATTCCAAATATCAGGCGACCGTCTACGGGCGGGAACCTTACGATATCACGCTTACGATAGACAGCGACGGGGATGTTAACGGGAAATGCTCCTGTCCGGCGTACCGTAACGGGGGACCGTTCTGCAAGCATATTGCCGCCGTTCTGGTGGCTATTCTGTACGAGGAAGACGGAGACGGGCCATTATCGGCACAAGGGACAACTGCCGGCCGGAACAAGCCTGAGGTCTTTACCGGAAAGACGGGCGTACTGTTCCCCCGCGATTTACCGGACAGGAACACGTCTGGGGCCACTGCCGGTCCAAGCAGCCGCCATCTGGTAAGCAGCATGCTGGGGTTGTTCGAGAACCCGCGCCAACGCCCCAGCGGTGCAGGAGCTTACGTAGACATAAGAACGCCGCTGCAGGTGGAAGTCATCTGCAGACCCTTTTCCTATAACTTTGGCAGCCGGCTGCTCGGCATTGAACTGAAGGTTGGCCCGAAACGCCTCTACATCGTCCAGAAAATAAGAGCGTTCCTGGAACGTGTCCACCGTGGGGAGCCCTTTGAATTCTCCAAGCATTTCGTCTATGATCCTGCCCTCCACAGCTTCACGAAGGAAGATAATGCGGTGCTGCTGAAGCTGATTGAGATTCTTCTGAACGAACGGGTGTACCGTGACAACATCGGCCCCTACTCGTCATATTCAATAAACCTGGGCGGGGAGCGGCTGCTGGCCATTCCGCCTTTTTTCTGGGAATCTCTTCTCCCTGCGCTCGCCGCATCCCCTTCTGTCTATTTGCAGATTGGCGACACGCTCACCCCAGGCATTCAGATTGCCGACGAGCTGCTGCCGCTGAGTTTCCAGTTTGATCAGGCTGATAGTGACGGCTACCACCTGGACATTCAGGGGCTGGCGCAGATTACGGTCATGGAGGATTACGGGCTCGTGCTGTCTGAAGGCAGGCTGATGAAGCTGCCGGTACAGGAATGCAGGCGTCTCTCGGAGCTGAAGAAGATGCTGGCCAAATCCAGAACCAGCGGGATCGATATCGCGCCGGGTCAGATGGAGCCTTTTATGGATAAGGTGATTCCCGGCCTCAAAAAGCTGGGACAGGTTCATATCGCCGATTCAATCGCTGACCGGATTGTGCAGACGCAGCTGCAAGCCCGGCTCTATCTGGACCGGGTAAGGGACCGGCTGCTGGCCGGACTGGAATTCCAGTATGGGACCATTGTGATCAATCCGCTGGACGAGCAGGCGCGTGAACGCGGGCACGAAGTCATTCTGATGCGGGACGGTGAAGCCGAGCGGCGGATTCTGGAGCTGATGGCGCATGAATCTTTTGCCAGAACGGAAAGCGGCTATATCATGAGCGATGAAGAAGGGGAATACGACTTCCTGTATCATACGATTCCATTGCTGGAGCCTTTGCTGCAGGTCTATGCCACCACTGCCGTCAAGGAGAGGCTGGTAACCGGCATGTATACCCCCAAAGCCAGCTTAACCTGGAATGAAAAAACCGACTGGCTTGATTTCAAATTTGCCATGGACGGCATTCCGGAGTCAGAAATTGTGCTGGTGCTGAAGTCCCTGCAGGAAAAGCGCAAATACTACCGCCTGCCGGATGGAGCGCTGCTGCCGCTGGAAACCGCCGAGCTTCAGGAAATCATCGCTCTGATGAACGAGCTGGGGGTCCATGCTGCGGATATCAAAAGCCCGGAATTCTCCCTGCCTTTGGTCAGGGGACTGCATATGAACGCTGAAGCTGGCAAAGGGGGGACCGATGCTGTCAGCATTGGCCGTTCCTTCCGCCGGCTGCTGGCCAATATGCATAGTCCGGAGAATCTGGATTTTCCCGTGCCGGAGACACTCGCCCCCGTGCTGCGGGATTACCAGCAGTATGGCTTCCAGTGGATGAAAACCCTGGCCCATTACCGCTTCGGCGGCATCCTGGCAGACGATATGGGGCTGGGCAAAACGCTGCAAAGCATCGCCTTTTTGCTCTCCGAGCTGGAGGATATCCGCCAGACCGGACAACCTGCGTTAATTGTTGCCCCCGCCTCCCTGCTCTACAATTGGCAGAACGAGCTGAAGCGCTTCGCGCCGCAGATCAGTGCAGCTATCGTAGACGGAAACCTGGCTGTGCGCAGCAAAACCGTGCGGAATGCCGCAGGCTGTGATGTCCTCATTACCTCCTATCCGCTGCTGCGCCGGGATGTGGAGCTGTATGTCAAACGTTCTTTCCATACCCTCATTCTGGACGAAGCGCAGATGATCAAGAACCATGCTACCCAGACCGCGCAGGCGGTAAAAGCACTCCAGGCACGCTACCGCTTCGCCCTTACCGGCACGCCGGTGGAAAATGCGCTGGAGGATCTTTGGTCGATTTACGGCGTCGTATTCCCCGGACTGTTCCCGGGCAAAAAAGCCTTCCACGATCTGCCCAGAGAAACCGTGGCCAAGCGGATCCGGCCGTTTCTGCTGCGCCGCCTGAAAAGCGATGTGCTCAAAGAGCTGCCGGATAAGATTGAAACTCTTCAGGCCTCTGAGCTGCTGCCGGAACAGAAGAAGCTGTACGTTGCCTATCTTGCCAGACTGCGGAAGGAGGCGCTGAAGCATCTGGACAGCGACGGCTTCGGCAAAGGACGGATTAAGGTGCTCGCCGGGCTTACCCGCCTGCGCCAGCTGTGCTGCCATCCTGCGCTTTTTGTTGACGGCTATGCCGGAGGCTCCGGCAAATTCGAGCAATTGCTGGAGATCATCGGGGAATGCCGCAGCTCCGGCAAACGGGTGCTGATTTTCTCGCAATTCACCGAGATGCTTGGCATGATCAGCCGCGAGCTCGGGTTACTGGCGGTTCCGCATTTCTATCTGGATGGCCATACCCCCTCCTTCAAACGGGTGGAGCTCTGCGGACGGTTCAACGAAGGGGAGCGGGACCTGTTCCTGATCTCGCTCAAAGCCGGGGGAACGGGGCTGAATCTGACCGGAGCAGACACCGTTATCCTCTATGACCTGTGGTGGAATCCGGCCGTTGAACAGCAGGCTGCCGACCGCGCACACCGGATTGGACAAAAAAAGGTGGTCCAGGTGATCCGGCTGATTGCCCAAGGTACGGTAGAAGATAAGATGTACGAACTGCAGCAGAAGAAAAAGAACCTGATTGATGAAGTTATAGAGCCGGGCCAGGAAGCCTTGTCAGCCTTAAGCGAACAGGATATCCGCGAGATTCTGATGATTTGA
- a CDS encoding arginine--tRNA ligase: MLSQWIKNQLEQCAANVINSLGEASAEPATVLLEQPPNADFGDYSSNIAMQLAKKLRKTPMAVAGLITAEFQRIGAAGGIVQRIEIANPGFINLYINWQEWAGQTFKLPPGSGEKVIIEHTSVNPNKSLHIGHLRNSCIGDALVRILRKTGHNVEVHNYVDDLGNQLADTVVGLLRVPLAGEHVRFGDYCWDIYAAVNKKYAEQPEMIRQRTEILHELEEGHGNTAWLGQLAAERIVREHVAEMRSFGIEYDLLVWESSIVQAGFWSSASGLLKETDMFVQETEGKLAGCWILKQPAAEGMENGSEDHQKDKVLVRSNGILTYTAKDIAYHLWKFGLLDKDFTYSEFNAGLWTTGLTGAPKSFGKADRVVNVIDYRQEYPQAMVKQALEVLGFTAQAEKLHHVSYGVVSLSPASAAGLGIDTSDGKSSYAMSGRQGIGVKVADLVQLMESSIEAARSDVTGLSSRLIATAAIRYYLLRFNLGTEIVFDFKQATEISGNTGVYLMYTYARAGRVLSKAEDPAELTAVPRFPAQLDTAELALLRQLSTWEDTLYTAGRELTPNTICSYAHTLASLFNNFYSSCPILKGEESSIRFRLWLTLRFQSTLGEVLELLGLPKPERM, from the coding sequence ATGTTAAGCCAATGGATCAAAAACCAGCTGGAACAATGTGCAGCTAACGTAATCAACAGCCTCGGCGAGGCCTCTGCAGAACCCGCTACAGTCTTATTGGAGCAGCCCCCGAATGCCGATTTCGGTGATTACTCCAGTAATATCGCAATGCAATTGGCCAAAAAACTGCGCAAAACCCCCATGGCCGTCGCCGGGCTGATCACCGCAGAATTTCAGCGGATAGGAGCTGCAGGCGGGATTGTGCAGCGGATCGAAATTGCCAATCCGGGGTTCATCAATCTGTACATCAATTGGCAGGAATGGGCCGGACAGACCTTTAAGCTGCCTCCGGGCAGCGGGGAAAAAGTCATCATCGAGCATACAAGCGTGAACCCAAACAAATCGCTTCATATCGGGCATCTGAGAAACTCCTGCATTGGGGATGCGCTTGTACGGATTTTGCGGAAAACAGGGCACAACGTTGAAGTCCACAATTATGTGGATGATCTCGGCAACCAGCTGGCGGATACGGTGGTCGGCCTGCTTCGTGTACCGCTGGCCGGGGAGCATGTCCGCTTCGGGGATTACTGCTGGGATATTTATGCCGCGGTTAACAAGAAATATGCCGAGCAGCCTGAGATGATCCGTCAACGGACAGAAATTCTCCATGAACTTGAGGAGGGGCACGGCAATACAGCCTGGCTCGGCCAGCTCGCCGCTGAACGGATCGTTAGAGAGCATGTCGCGGAAATGAGAAGCTTCGGCATAGAGTACGATCTGCTGGTCTGGGAGAGCAGTATTGTACAAGCGGGATTCTGGTCCTCTGCTTCCGGTCTGCTTAAAGAGACCGACATGTTTGTCCAGGAGACGGAAGGCAAGCTGGCAGGCTGCTGGATACTAAAACAACCGGCGGCTGAAGGGATGGAGAACGGCTCGGAGGATCATCAGAAGGACAAGGTGCTGGTGCGTTCGAACGGGATTTTGACCTACACTGCTAAGGATATCGCCTATCATCTCTGGAAATTCGGACTGCTGGATAAAGATTTCACCTACAGCGAATTTAACGCAGGCCTGTGGACCACCGGGTTGACCGGAGCACCGAAATCCTTCGGTAAGGCTGACAGAGTGGTCAATGTCATCGATTACCGGCAGGAGTATCCGCAGGCCATGGTAAAGCAGGCATTGGAGGTCCTTGGTTTCACTGCGCAGGCAGAGAAGCTGCATCATGTCAGCTATGGTGTAGTTTCACTCAGTCCGGCTTCTGCTGCCGGGCTTGGCATTGATACCTCGGATGGCAAAAGCTCCTACGCCATGTCCGGCCGTCAGGGGATCGGCGTCAAGGTGGCGGATCTCGTCCAGCTTATGGAAAGCAGCATCGAAGCCGCCCGCTCCGACGTTACCGGCCTCTCCAGCCGGCTCATCGCCACCGCCGCAATCCGTTACTACCTGCTGCGTTTCAATCTGGGCACGGAGATTGTGTTCGACTTCAAGCAGGCTACAGAGATTTCCGGCAATACCGGGGTCTATCTGATGTACACCTACGCGCGTGCCGGCCGTGTGCTCAGCAAAGCGGAGGACCCGGCCGAGCTAACAGCAGTCCCCCGGTTCCCGGCACAGCTGGACACCGCCGAGCTGGCTCTATTGAGACAGCTGAGCACCTGGGAGGATACCCTATACACGGCGGGCCGCGAACTGACGCCAAATACCATTTGCAGCTACGCTCATACCCTGGCATCGCTGTTCAATAACTTTTATTCCTCCTGTCCGATTCTCAAGGGAGAGGAGAGTTCCATCCGCTTCCGCCTCTGGCTCACCTTGCGCTTCCAGAGCACTCTCGGCGAGGTCTTGGAGCTGCTCGGACTGCCGAAGCCGGAGCGGATGTAG
- the ltrA gene encoding group II intron reverse transcriptase/maturase, with amino-acid sequence MSALRYWDYYNMTGTFTELYERAKNKGKFSKLNDIVTSRENILLAYRTIKSNKGSRTAGTDGKTIEDIKVETDEAIVNLIRQKLLNYRPKKVRRVFIPKPNGKQRPLGIPCILDRIVQQCFKQVLEPIAEAHFYKHSYGFRPMRATHHAIARVQHLINFNRLHYIVDIDIKGFFDNVNHTRLIKQLWNMGIRDRKVLRIISKMLKAEIEGEGRPTKGTPQGGILSPLLSNIVLNDLDQWVAGQWADFTTTHKYDRDDNKYMALKKSHLKEGYIVRYADDFKILCRDWKTAQKWYHAVRSYLQERLKLDISPEKSQILNLRKRCSEFLGFTIRAAKKGHKRVTHTGINNKKKQQIKKEAKKRIRKIRQSPTAQNALLFNSYVLALHNYFNRATHVSLEFSRLARELRVFFYNRLKQVGKYEHPSNPPPVYHKFYSSNYKTFKIANVYLFPLANVKMNIAMNINQSITPFTEEGRKLIIERMKPDIQWEVAKLMKSRLPDRSLEYMDNRLSRYSMKMGKCEITGLFLHAENVHCHHYLPTHLKGNDQFKNLRILHRDVHKLIHASAKHTIMELRKRLNLTDKMIMTINQYRKRCNLELID; translated from the coding sequence ATGTCGGCACTACGATACTGGGACTACTACAACATGACCGGAACCTTCACGGAGCTGTACGAAAGAGCCAAAAATAAGGGGAAATTCTCGAAACTCAACGACATTGTTACATCTCGGGAAAACATCCTCCTGGCTTATCGAACCATCAAATCCAATAAAGGTTCCCGCACAGCCGGAACAGACGGCAAAACCATTGAGGATATCAAAGTCGAAACTGATGAAGCAATTGTAAATCTTATCAGACAAAAGCTGTTGAATTATAGACCAAAAAAGGTAAGACGTGTTTTCATCCCGAAACCAAACGGCAAACAAAGACCTCTAGGCATACCTTGTATTTTAGATCGGATTGTCCAGCAATGTTTCAAACAAGTGCTTGAACCCATTGCTGAAGCCCACTTCTATAAACACAGCTACGGTTTTAGACCTATGCGAGCTACTCATCACGCTATTGCACGGGTGCAGCACTTAATCAACTTTAACCGTCTCCACTATATTGTGGATATTGACATCAAGGGCTTTTTCGACAATGTAAATCACACTAGACTGATAAAACAGTTATGGAACATGGGGATTCGTGACAGGAAGGTTCTTCGGATTATCAGCAAAATGCTGAAAGCCGAAATTGAGGGTGAAGGCAGACCCACCAAAGGAACTCCGCAAGGGGGAATTCTGTCTCCCTTGCTCTCCAACATCGTTCTAAACGACTTGGATCAATGGGTTGCCGGACAATGGGCGGACTTTACGACCACGCACAAGTATGACAGAGATGATAATAAGTACATGGCCCTCAAGAAAAGCCATTTGAAAGAAGGCTACATCGTCCGATATGCTGATGACTTCAAAATCTTGTGTCGAGATTGGAAGACAGCCCAAAAGTGGTACCATGCCGTCAGATCCTACCTTCAAGAGCGTCTGAAATTGGACATCTCGCCAGAAAAATCGCAGATTCTGAATCTTCGAAAGAGATGCTCCGAATTTCTCGGATTTACGATCCGAGCCGCAAAAAAGGGGCATAAGCGAGTCACCCACACAGGGATCAACAACAAAAAGAAGCAGCAAATCAAGAAGGAAGCGAAGAAGCGGATTCGAAAGATCCGCCAATCGCCTACCGCTCAAAACGCCCTTCTGTTCAACAGCTATGTCTTAGCTCTACATAATTACTTTAACCGAGCGACACATGTAAGTCTCGAATTCTCCCGTCTTGCCCGAGAACTGCGCGTGTTCTTCTACAATCGTCTGAAACAAGTCGGCAAATATGAGCATCCCAGCAACCCACCACCGGTTTACCACAAATTTTATAGCTCTAACTACAAAACATTCAAAATCGCCAATGTTTATCTCTTCCCCTTGGCCAATGTTAAGATGAATATTGCAATGAATATTAATCAGAGCATAACCCCATTTACAGAAGAAGGGCGAAAGTTGATAATCGAAAGAATGAAACCGGACATTCAATGGGAAGTAGCAAAGCTTATGAAGTCCAGACTACCTGATCGTAGTCTTGAGTATATGGACAATCGTCTTAGCAGATACAGCATGAAAATGGGCAAATGCGAGATAACAGGTTTGTTTTTGCACGCAGAAAATGTACATTGTCATCATTATCTGCCGACCCATTTAAAAGGAAACGACCAGTTTAAAAACCTTCGCATCCTCCATAGAGATGTCCATAAATTAATCCATGCCTCCGCAAAACATACGATCATGGAACTACGTAAACGTCTGAACTTAACCGACAAAATGATCATGACGATAAACCAGTACCGCAAAAGGTGTAATTTGGAACTTATTGATTAA
- a CDS encoding putative holin-like toxin: protein MPVEVYQALTLMISFATLVVLILSFHNRNR from the coding sequence ATGCCTGTGGAAGTATACCAAGCATTGACGCTAATGATTTCATTTGCGACTCTGGTTGTGTTAATCCTGTCTTTCCACAATAGGAATAGGTAA
- the asnB gene encoding asparagine synthase (glutamine-hydrolyzing) — protein MCGITGFIQWRGDLTQHSQLLVKMTETLETRGPDAAGTWISGPCAFGHRRLSVIDPENGAQPMIARHDDKVYAIVYNGELYNAPELKVELQQRGHYFLTECDTEVLLHAYIEWGPDCTEKLNGIFAFAVWDSLRDQVFLARDRLGVKPLFYSQVDDVFVFGSEPKALLQHPKVKPNVGPEGLAEVFIIGPARTPGHGVYKDIFELRPGHAMIYSRNGIRKYAYWELESYNHTDNVDETAAKVRDLLQDTLERQLVSDVPVCSLLSGGLDSSALTALAVDYYNRTGQGQVNTYSVDYIDNDKHFKSHSFQPGADGPWIKRMVDELKTNHHYVAFDTPELVTALDNALYSRDLPGMTDVDSSLYLFCREIKKNATVAISGEAADEIFGGYPWFHREEMLSSGTFPWSVAPKMRAELLSPEIREWIRPLEYLGDRYSDAVAEVPKLDGETGKQAQMRVMSYLNITRFMPTLLDRKDRMSMGVGLEVRVPYCDHRLVQYVFNIPWEIKTVGNREKGILRKALEGILPDDVLYRKKSPYPKTHNPAYLNAVRTQMLNILDDSSSPILPLIDAAKIREIAASPESSSNLPWFGQLMSGPQLFAYLAQVNLWLRKYNVSIG, from the coding sequence ATGTGCGGAATAACCGGATTTATCCAGTGGCGCGGCGACCTCACACAGCACTCGCAACTGCTCGTAAAAATGACTGAAACCCTGGAGACCCGCGGACCGGATGCGGCTGGAACGTGGATCTCCGGCCCCTGCGCCTTCGGACACCGGAGACTTAGCGTCATCGATCCTGAGAACGGGGCACAGCCGATGATCGCCCGCCATGACGACAAGGTGTACGCAATTGTGTATAACGGTGAATTATATAATGCCCCTGAGCTCAAAGTTGAACTCCAGCAGCGCGGGCATTATTTTCTCACGGAATGCGATACGGAGGTTCTGCTCCATGCCTATATCGAATGGGGACCGGATTGTACGGAAAAGCTGAACGGCATTTTTGCGTTTGCCGTCTGGGACAGCTTGCGCGATCAGGTGTTTTTGGCACGGGACCGTCTTGGCGTGAAGCCGCTGTTCTACAGCCAGGTGGACGACGTATTTGTCTTTGGCTCTGAGCCCAAAGCGCTGCTGCAGCATCCCAAGGTGAAGCCGAATGTCGGACCGGAAGGCCTGGCGGAAGTTTTCATCATCGGTCCGGCCCGTACACCGGGACATGGGGTATATAAAGATATATTCGAGCTTCGTCCAGGTCATGCCATGATTTATAGCCGGAATGGAATCCGCAAGTATGCTTATTGGGAGCTGGAGAGCTACAATCACACCGACAACGTGGATGAAACGGCGGCCAAGGTCCGGGACCTGCTGCAGGATACACTGGAGCGCCAGCTGGTGTCGGATGTTCCGGTCTGCTCGCTGCTCTCCGGGGGCCTGGATTCCAGCGCGCTGACCGCACTCGCCGTGGACTATTACAACCGTACCGGCCAGGGCCAGGTCAACACCTATTCCGTCGATTATATCGATAACGACAAACATTTCAAAAGCCATTCCTTCCAGCCCGGCGCAGACGGCCCCTGGATTAAGCGGATGGTCGATGAGCTGAAGACGAATCACCATTATGTGGCGTTCGATACCCCCGAGCTGGTAACGGCGCTGGATAACGCCCTCTACTCCCGCGATTTGCCGGGGATGACCGATGTGGATTCTTCGCTGTATTTGTTTTGCCGGGAGATCAAAAAGAACGCCACGGTCGCTATTTCCGGTGAAGCGGCTGATGAGATTTTTGGCGGATATCCCTGGTTCCACCGTGAGGAAATGCTGTCTTCCGGCACCTTCCCCTGGTCAGTCGCTCCCAAAATGCGCGCAGAGCTGCTGTCCCCGGAAATCCGGGAATGGATTCGCCCGCTGGAGTATTTGGGTGACCGGTACAGCGACGCGGTAGCAGAGGTGCCAAAGCTTGACGGCGAGACCGGCAAACAGGCGCAAATGCGCGTGATGTCCTACCTGAACATTACCCGGTTTATGCCTACCCTGCTGGACCGCAAAGACCGGATGAGCATGGGGGTTGGCCTGGAGGTCCGCGTGCCTTACTGCGACCACCGGCTGGTGCAATATGTCTTCAACATTCCCTGGGAAATTAAAACCGTAGGCAACCGGGAAAAAGGCATCCTCCGCAAAGCGCTGGAAGGCATTCTGCCGGACGATGTGCTCTACCGCAAAAAAAGCCCGTACCCCAAAACGCATAATCCAGCCTACTTAAACGCAGTACGGACACAGATGCTTAACATCCTGGATGATTCATCGTCGCCGATTCTTCCATTAATAGACGCCGCCAAAATCCGTGAGATCGCCGCATCCCCGGAATCGTCCAGCAATCTGCCCTGGTTCGGTCAGCTGATGTCCGGCCCGCAGCTGTTTGCTTACCTGGCCCAAGTTAACCTATGGCTGCGCAAATATAACGTTTCAATCGGGTAA
- a CDS encoding aldo/keto reductase, with amino-acid sequence MSQLNGPFTGGPTLNDGATMPWLGLGVWQAKEGDEVIHAVKTALETGYRSIDTAAGYKNEEGVGQAIRESGVPREELFITTKLWNGDQGYESALKAFEVSRKKLGLDVLDLYLIHWPVAGKYRESWKALVHLQKEGLVKSIGVSNFQPHHLQDIIDDTGVVPAVDQVEFHPLLTQRELLKYAKAHDIQVEAWSPLMQGNLDLPVLKELAGKYGKTPAQIVLRWDLQQGVITIPKSVHAERIVENAGFFDFTLSDEDVKVLEDLNQNHRFGPDPDNFNF; translated from the coding sequence ATGAGTCAATTGAACGGACCATTTACTGGAGGACCTACGTTAAACGATGGGGCAACCATGCCTTGGCTGGGGCTTGGCGTGTGGCAGGCGAAGGAAGGCGACGAAGTGATTCATGCTGTGAAGACGGCATTGGAGACAGGCTACCGCAGTATTGATACGGCTGCCGGATACAAGAATGAAGAGGGTGTCGGACAGGCTATCCGTGAATCCGGTGTGCCCCGGGAAGAATTGTTCATTACGACCAAGCTGTGGAACGGGGATCAGGGTTATGAGTCGGCACTGAAGGCTTTTGAGGTCAGCCGCAAGAAGCTTGGACTGGATGTTCTTGATCTGTATCTGATCCATTGGCCGGTGGCCGGCAAGTACCGTGAATCCTGGAAGGCACTGGTGCATCTGCAAAAGGAGGGGCTCGTCAAATCCATTGGCGTGAGCAACTTCCAGCCGCATCATCTGCAGGATATCATCGATGATACCGGAGTGGTGCCAGCCGTGGATCAGGTTGAGTTCCACCCGCTGCTGACCCAGCGCGAGCTGCTGAAGTATGCGAAGGCACATGACATTCAGGTAGAAGCCTGGAGCCCGCTGATGCAGGGCAATCTGGATCTGCCGGTGCTGAAAGAGCTGGCTGGTAAATACGGCAAAACCCCGGCGCAAATCGTGCTCCGCTGGGATCTGCAGCAGGGCGTCATCACGATTCCGAAATCCGTGCACGCCGAACGCATTGTGGAAAATGCCGGATTCTTCGATTTCACGCTCAGCGATGAGGACGTCAAGGTGCTTGAGGATCTGAATCAGAATCACCGCTTCGGCCCGGACCCGGATAATTTCAACTTTTAA
- a CDS encoding RNA polymerase sigma factor — MYEDNELMARVQAGDKGAYEELVLKHRLKAIAFANSFVCDLYTAEDIVQECFVKVYIHRETYQPSHAFNTYLFTIIRNSCIDYLRSRQASRSFSSEAVPELSDHTTPEEILASRENTKLIYEVLDDLQIDYKTALYLYAVADFSYKDIASIMKKSVPQIKILLYRARKKFKLQYKELMVNEE; from the coding sequence TTGTATGAAGACAATGAACTTATGGCTCGGGTGCAAGCTGGAGATAAAGGGGCGTACGAAGAGCTTGTCCTGAAGCACAGACTTAAGGCTATCGCATTTGCAAACAGCTTCGTGTGTGATTTATATACCGCCGAGGATATTGTGCAGGAATGCTTCGTAAAAGTGTATATCCATAGAGAAACCTATCAGCCCAGCCATGCTTTTAATACGTATTTATTCACCATTATCCGCAACAGCTGCATTGATTACTTAAGATCTAGACAAGCCTCGCGGTCCTTCAGCTCAGAAGCAGTCCCTGAGCTCAGCGACCACACTACACCCGAAGAAATCCTGGCCAGCCGCGAGAACACCAAACTTATTTATGAGGTACTGGACGATTTGCAGATCGATTATAAAACAGCTTTGTATCTGTATGCTGTAGCCGATTTCAGTTATAAGGATATTGCCAGCATTATGAAAAAGTCAGTACCCCAAATCAAAATCCTGCTCTACAGAGCACGCAAAAAATTCAAACTTCAGTATAAGGAGCTGATGGTGAATGAGGAGTGA